One genomic window of Cellulophaga sp. Hel_I_12 includes the following:
- a CDS encoding DUF4199 domain-containing protein — protein sequence MMRFILPVRFGIATSGSLIAYFLILSLFGLHTNVFYSLFNGVITGFGIYEAIKYLRIENRDTFNYGRGFSAGIVTGFVATLIFTVFFAFYATEINLEFLPELSEQWFKNNNKEVGIVFFTVAIMGFATSIVLTLAFMQLFKSSNNLKKQHKN from the coding sequence ATGATGAGATTTATATTACCCGTAAGATTCGGAATAGCCACTAGCGGGTCTTTAATAGCATATTTTTTAATACTGTCACTTTTTGGACTTCACACTAACGTTTTTTACAGTCTGTTTAATGGTGTTATTACCGGTTTTGGTATTTATGAAGCTATAAAATACTTGCGCATCGAGAATAGAGATACCTTTAATTACGGTAGGGGGTTTTCAGCCGGTATTGTTACGGGCTTCGTGGCCACCTTGATTTTCACCGTTTTTTTTGCTTTCTATGCGACAGAAATTAACCTAGAATTTTTACCAGAGCTTTCAGAGCAGTGGTTTAAAAATAACAACAAAGAAGTAGGTATTGTCTTTTTTACCGTGGCCATCATGGGCTTTGCAACTTCTATTGTCTTAACCTTGGCATTTATGCAATTATTCAAATCTTCGAATAATTTAAAAAAACAGCATAAAAATTAA